Part of the Nitrosophilus alvini genome, GTTCCGTATCAAGGTTGGCGATTATCCAGGTATCTACCGCCAGAAACTGATCTCCGCTTTTAACCATAAGCCCTTCGGCTTTTTGCAGACTTTCGGCAAGATTTCTGGAAAGTTTTATACTCTCTTTTGTTATTTGGGAAACTTTAGGAAGTTTATCAGCTTCGCTTTTTGCTTCAAGCTCGATTGCAGCTTTGTCTATGCCCATCTTATTCAAAGCCTGATTCAGAATGGAACTGCTATCGGTCAGCAATGCCCATATAACATGAACCACATCAACTTCCGGGTTTTTATTGTGCAGAGCAAGGCTGATTCCTGATTCGATTGTTTCAGTCATCTTATGCGTCAGCTTTTCAAAAATACTCATGACAGCTCCTTAATTAATTTAGTTTAATGGTATTATACAACTTTAGTCAATTGATGTCAAGTTATTTTAGTCTATAAAACTCTTTGTTTTTCTGCATAAAACCCGCTTTGTAAAAAGTTTAGCCAATTTTTAGTATATTTTAATTATAATTTACTCCATCTTTATATCTGATTTTACAAGGTCTAAAATATGAAAAAAATGAAAATTTTAACTCTCAGTTTCATTGCTGCCTCCGTAATGGGATACGGTTTTATACAAACTGATCTTTTTGCTAAAAGCGAAGAATCAAATCTTACTACAAGGTTGCATTCGATTGCCAAATTTACTAAAGTCGTAGGTACCGTTGAAAAATATTACGTAGATGAACTTACTATTGAAGAGATCATAAATAAAGCAATAGCTGGACTTTTAAGTAATCTTGACGCCCACTCCTCCTATCTTGACAAAAAACACTTCAAAGAGCTAAAAATTCAAACGGAAGGAGAGTTCGGAGGCCTTGGTATCACTGTCGGAATAAGAGACGGTGCACTTACCGTAATAGCTCCGATAGAAGGCACTCCTGCAGATAAAGCGGGACTGAAATCAGGAGACATTATCCTAAAAATAAATGACAAATCAACTCTGGACATGACGCTCGACGAAGCGGTAAATCTCATGAGAGGAAAACCGGGAACAAAAATAAAACTGACTATTGTAAGAAAAAATGAACCAAAACCAATTATTGTTGAAATTACAAGAGATATTATAAAAATACAGTCTGTATATGCAAAACATATTCTTAATGAGGATATTCTTTACTTAAGAGTTACATCTTTTGACAAGAAAGTAAAAAGTGATGTAGAAAAATTTATAAAAGAGAACGAAGATAAAACTAAAGGGATAATATTAGATCTAAGAAACAATCCGGGCGGACTTCTAGATCAGGCAGTAGAGTTGGTAGATCTTTTTGTAGATGAAGGGGTTATTGTCTCACAAAAGGGACGTGTAAAAGATGAAAACAGAGAGTATCTCGCAACAAAACCCGGAACATACAAAAATATCCCTATCGTTGTATTGGTGAACGAAGGAAGTGCAAGTGCAAGTGAAATTGTAAGCGGCTCACTCCAGGATCATAAAAGAGCGATCATAGTCGGAGAAAAGACTTTTGGTAAAGGAAGCGTACAGGTAATACTTCCTATCGATAAAGAAGAAGCCGTAAAACTGACTATAGCAAGATACTATCTGCCAAGCGGAAGAACTATCCAGGCATTGGGCGTAACACCTGACATCATTGTACATCCGGGAAAAATTCCAATAGAAGAAAACGGATTTGCAATCAAAGAAGCAGAACTTAAAAAACATCTCAAAAGTGAACTAGAAAAGATAGAAGAAGAAAAGGGTACATCCGAAAAACTGCAAAATGAAGAAGAGAAAAACAAAAAAGATGAAAAAGAGAAGAGTGAGAAAGAAAAAGATCTTATTGATGAAAAAGCTCTTTATGAAGACGCTCAACTCAAATCTGCCGTAGATATATTAAAAGCATTGATAATAGTCAAAAACGTATCTAAAAACAATTAAAGGAAGGGAATGGAAAAAAAAGAGTTATTATATGAGGGAAAAGCAAAAAGAATATATGCTACAGATGATGAAAATCTGTATATAGCCGAATTCAAAGATGATCTCACAGCTTTCGATGCACAAAAAAAAGGAAGCGAAGCCGGAAAGGGCGCACTAAATTGCCAAATCAGCAGTCTGCTTTTTGAACTGCTAGAAGAAAACGGCATACCTACACACTATGTCAAAAGATTGAACGAAAATGAGATGCTTATCAAAAGAGCAGAAATGATACCTATTGAAGTTGTCGTAAGAAATATCGCAACAGGCTCATTGACAAGAAGACTCGGAATTCCTGACGGAAAAGTTCTTCCTTTTTCACTTGTTGAGTTCTATTATAAAAACGATGAACTTCATGATCCAATTATAAATGACGAACATGCCCTTATACTTGATTTGGCAAGAAGTGAAAGTGAACTTGAAGAACTGAAAAGACTTGGACGAGAGATAAATGTCATTTTAAAATCTTTTTTTGACAAAAGAGAACTAAATCTTGTGGATTTCAAAGTAGAATTTGGTCGTGACAAAGACGGAAATATAATTTTAGGAGATGAGATAAGCCCTGACAGCTGCAAATTTTGGGATAAAAAAACAGGCGAGAAACTTGATAAAGATGTTTTCAGACAGGATCTTGGTAATGTAAAAGTTGCCTATGAAGAGGTTTTAAGAAGAATATTGAAATAAAAGCAAAATCTACGCATTTTTTCATTAAGCACAATCGAAAAGGATTTAAATGAAAGCTATAGTCGATATATATTTAAAACAAGGAGTTCTCGATCCTCAGGGAAAAGCGGTTCATCATGCATTACACTCTCTCGGATTTAATGAGGTAACTGATGTGAGGGTCGGCAAACAGATAGTTTTGCAGCTTGACGAAAGCGATGAAGAGAAAGCTACCCAAAGAGTAAAAGAGATGTGTGAGACACTGCTTGCAAATACCGTAATAGAAGACTATAAGATAGAGATTGTAAAATGAATGTAGCAATTATCAGATTTCCCGGAACA contains:
- a CDS encoding S41 family peptidase; translated protein: MKKMKILTLSFIAASVMGYGFIQTDLFAKSEESNLTTRLHSIAKFTKVVGTVEKYYVDELTIEEIINKAIAGLLSNLDAHSSYLDKKHFKELKIQTEGEFGGLGITVGIRDGALTVIAPIEGTPADKAGLKSGDIILKINDKSTLDMTLDEAVNLMRGKPGTKIKLTIVRKNEPKPIIVEITRDIIKIQSVYAKHILNEDILYLRVTSFDKKVKSDVEKFIKENEDKTKGIILDLRNNPGGLLDQAVELVDLFVDEGVIVSQKGRVKDENREYLATKPGTYKNIPIVVLVNEGSASASEIVSGSLQDHKRAIIVGEKTFGKGSVQVILPIDKEEAVKLTIARYYLPSGRTIQALGVTPDIIVHPGKIPIEENGFAIKEAELKKHLKSELEKIEEEKGTSEKLQNEEEKNKKDEKEKSEKEKDLIDEKALYEDAQLKSAVDILKALIIVKNVSKNN
- the purC gene encoding phosphoribosylaminoimidazolesuccinocarboxamide synthase, with protein sequence MEKKELLYEGKAKRIYATDDENLYIAEFKDDLTAFDAQKKGSEAGKGALNCQISSLLFELLEENGIPTHYVKRLNENEMLIKRAEMIPIEVVVRNIATGSLTRRLGIPDGKVLPFSLVEFYYKNDELHDPIINDEHALILDLARSESELEELKRLGREINVILKSFFDKRELNLVDFKVEFGRDKDGNIILGDEISPDSCKFWDKKTGEKLDKDVFRQDLGNVKVAYEEVLRRILK
- the purS gene encoding phosphoribosylformylglycinamidine synthase subunit PurS — translated: MKAIVDIYLKQGVLDPQGKAVHHALHSLGFNEVTDVRVGKQIVLQLDESDEEKATQRVKEMCETLLANTVIEDYKIEIVK